CCATTTCATACTTCCTTTTTGAACAGGGATTTCCTCCATGATCGTTTGGAAGAATTTATTGACAGCTTGCTTGGTTTTTGAAATAAATGCGATTTTATCTCCTTTATCCACCATTAGATTGACATCGGTGAAATAAGTCACGCCATCTTGTTTTAATTCCAGATTTTCTGTCATGAAAATCTGATCGCCAGCTTCTCTTTCTGGCTTGAAAATGATTCCTGGATATTTTCTCATTGATGGTTCGATATCATCAATGTTCAGCTTTTCAATCATTTTTTTACGAGCCGTAGCTTGCTTTGACTTCGCTACGTTTGCAGAGAATCGATCAATAAAGGCCTGTAGTTCTTTTTTCTTGTCTTCTGCTTTCTTATTTGCATCAGATCTTTGTTTCAAGGCTAATTGAGAAGATTCGTACCAGAAAGTATAGTTACCGGAGAAAATCTTGATTTTACCAAAATCAATATCTACGATGTGAGTAGAAACGGCATCCAAGAAGTGTCTATCGTGTGATACTACAATTACCAAGTTCTTGAAGTCCAAAAGGAAATTTTCAAGCCATTCGATGGTATCTGCATCCAGGTCGTTGGTAGGCTCATCGAGAATAAGAATATCAGGATTTCCAAATAAAGCCTGAGCAAGTAATACCCGTACTTTTTGGTTACCTGCTAATTGGTTCATTGGGAGATAATGCAAATCTTCTGTGATACCAAGGCCTGATAAAAGTGCCGCTGCATCCGATTCAGCATTCCAACCATCCATTTCAGCGAAGTCTGCTTCAAGCTGAGAAGCACGAAGACCATCTTCTTCAGAGAAATCCTCTTTCATATAGATGGCATCTTTCTCCTCCATGATAGCATAAAGGGTTTTGTGACCCATTAATACCGTCTTCAACACTTCCACCTCATCAAAAGCAAAGTGATTTTGACTTAAGACAGCCATCCTTTGTCCAGGAGTAATATTCACTGCACCACTCGTGCTGTCCATTTCACCGGAAAGGATTTTTAAAAATGTTGACTTTCCAGCTCCGTTTGCACCGATAACTCCATAGCAGTTTCCAGGAGTGAATTTTAGTGAAACATCATCGAAAAGAGTTCTTTTTCCAAACTTGAGTGAAAGATTATCTACTGAAATCATATAGGCTTTTCTTCTAATTAAGGCGCAAAGATAAGGATTAAATTTTTGTCTGTTAAGCCTGTGACTAACAACTGAACATCAAAATAGCGCTATCTGTAGATAAAATGATTTTTTGTTTGGAATGATGGTTATATTCAAGAATTAATACCTTGAGGGTATCCTATGAGGAAAATTTTACTTCGATCTATAATTATTTTGATGAGCTTTTATTGCTCATTTCAAGCCCAAGCCCAAACCTCAACAATTGGGAAAGAATTTTGGGTGGGTTTTATGGATAACAATAGAATTTTACCTGATGCTCCAGATCAAGGGGTAATTGTTATTTCTGCCAATGAAGATGCCACAGGAGTAATTGAATATAGAGGGAGAACGGTGAATTTTTCTATTTCCCAAGGAGAGCAATTCACTCATACTATTTTATCTTCTGACATAGATATGCATCATAGGTTTTCTGGAGTAATAGAAAATAAAGGGATTTATATCAGTTCAAGTGGGAAAATCTCTGTTTACGCTTTTAATGAGCGTTTTCGTTCTGCTGATGGAACGGTGGTTTTGCCTATAGAAACACTGGGTAAAGACTATCTCGTAACCTCACATTATGAATTGATGACGGTTCCGGTTGGTTTTAACCCAAACAATAATGATGAAAGCCAATTACTGGTAGTGGCTACGGAAGATGATACAGAAATAGAAATCACTTCCTCGGTTTTTGCTTTTGGAAATAACGATCCGGGAATCCCATTTACCATCACTTTGGATAGAGGTCAAAGCTATCAGCTAAAAGCCAAAGATGATCTTACAGGATC
Above is a window of Algoriphagus machipongonensis DNA encoding:
- a CDS encoding ABC-F family ATP-binding cassette domain-containing protein — encoded protein: MISVDNLSLKFGKRTLFDDVSLKFTPGNCYGVIGANGAGKSTFLKILSGEMDSTSGAVNITPGQRMAVLSQNHFAFDEVEVLKTVLMGHKTLYAIMEEKDAIYMKEDFSEEDGLRASQLEADFAEMDGWNAESDAAALLSGLGITEDLHYLPMNQLAGNQKVRVLLAQALFGNPDILILDEPTNDLDADTIEWLENFLLDFKNLVIVVSHDRHFLDAVSTHIVDIDFGKIKIFSGNYTFWYESSQLALKQRSDANKKAEDKKKELQAFIDRFSANVAKSKQATARKKMIEKLNIDDIEPSMRKYPGIIFKPEREAGDQIFMTENLELKQDGVTYFTDVNLMVDKGDKIAFISKTKQAVNKFFQTIMEEIPVQKGSMKWGVTINKAYLPNDNSEYFNNNLNLIDWLKQYSTNQEEAYVRTFLGRMLFTGEESLKKCSVLSGGEKVRCMISKMMLQNPNLLVMDEPTNHLDLESITAFDNAVVDFTGTVLMSSYDHAFVQSSANRIVEFTPNGTIDRRMPYDDYLNSEEIKGIREKMYGKG